GTGTGTCTATgtccactgctgaatctgaatatGTTGCGGCTGCTAGTTGTTGTTCACAActtttgtggatgaatcaaatgattaacGATTATGGATTCAGCAGTGACACCTTAATTGTATACTGTGACAATTCGAGTGCAATtaacatttcaaaaaatccagtacaacactctcggacgaaacacattgacattagacatcattttattcgagatttggttgagAAGGGTATGATTCGAATGGAATTTGTTGGAACTGAGAACCAACTggctgatatctttacaaaaccattggattttgagagattCTCCAATCTAAGGAAGTCTCTCAGCTTGTGTACACAATGATCACTCACAGATGTTGTcctgggtgttacaacacctatgGACAACACCCAGCAtgcatgtgcattttatttttaggATGCTAGGCATATTTCATTCATTCTGTTTTGTGTGAAGTCTGTACAAAGTGTCGGTTACTGATGGTGTGCTCTCAGTTGAGAATCAAACTTTCTAACAAAATCCTTTAAGGTGTGGTATATGCTCAATCGAAGTCACTATGCTACCCGCATATCACATAGTCATGACTGATGTGAAAATGACTTGGAAACTTGGTGAGCAAGAAGGTGAAAAACAGAAAAGggaagaaaaatgaaactaaatgtttagaagaaaatggaaaaagctacctagaggagtccaatgaagaccgttcttctagagtgggagctaccacttctaagtcAAACTACAGACGGAAAAAgatacctagaggagtccaacGAAGACCATTCTTCTAGAGTGGGAGCTACCATATCTGATGTAAACATTCTCAAGAAAGTTTGAGTCAAAACAGTGAGTGTTGCCTAACGGTGTTACCAACACCCACGTACAGACAGACCACAATTTGATCACATGCTTGTGGTGTTTCATTTTTGATCATATTTTAGGCATAAATTTTAAGTTACTCATATCGCTGTTATGTAAATTCATCATGTCCAGTGGGCTATCAGTTCTTGACAAATGAAATTCGAACAAAAACCCCGACCAACCCAATCTTGAAATACATTGCTATCTAACGGTTAGTGGGGTGAATTCGATGTGGCGTTTCACACTGcctgattttttttatgattacaCCGGCTCGGAAAGTTACCATTGGATGAGCGTAAATTCTGATTTGGAAAGAGGCTGCGGTTACAGGTCAAGAAAATATTACCGTTGGAGGAATATGCTTAAATACTTAGGAATGGATGATGCACAACTTTACTGACTGATATTTCCTTGCACAGTATAAATTTTTGTCCTGCTCTCATTACTCATTTGTTGCGAAAAGTTATTTCTGTCTTCTGATTTTCTTGTGTCCCTTCAATCCACACTATTTCTTGTGTTCTTTATTCGACAGATGGCTGGGTTCGATCGTCACGACATCAGAAATGAAATGGCTGCAAGTTTGGGGGAAAAATCACCTGACTCAACACCCGCAGTCGAAACCAATGTGGGAGGGATGGCAATGGTCAGTGTACCAGAAGAACCAGTGCCACTGGAAACTATTGCCCCTGGTGAACCCGGGAATGCAATCGACAATGAAAATCCACCAGATTTTGAGGCTGTGAAGAGAGCTTTCCCCCCTGTCCCTATGCGTCGCACGTCAAAGAGACAAGCAGGGTTTGACCCTGACTTTGTTCCTACAAAGAAACCAAGGGCATCCACCGTCCCATTTATTCTGGATCCGGATTTCTCATCTGGAGACGACTCCAACGATGAGGATTTTGAGTTGGTGGCTCGCCCCAAACCAACTGTTACTGCAAAGGAAAGTGGTTCTTCTACTGGTGCCCACAAGCAACACCCAGTCACGGACAATCAAGTTGCTTCTGAAGAAAGGGTTCCTGATAAGCCTGAAGACGATGAGCAATCACTGGCCGAGTTTCTTGCTCAGCTTAAAGAAGATAAAGCGGCCAAGAGACAAATGGCTCAGGAAGAAGAGCCTGATTCAGAAATGATGAAGGAGTTTGAACAAAACCGGCCTAGCGCTTCTGACGACTCCTCCTCTTCGTCTgtgtctgattttgagtcaGAGGAACAAGGTAATGATGCATCGGAAGAGACTGACTCTGAAGCCAGCGAATCCTCTGAGAATGCTGATGTTGCTGCTGCTGCACCCGATGTTGAGGAGGATGTTGACAACACCTCCCACAACGTTGACTCTGCTGATTATGATCTCAGTAAGTCCTTCTCTCCGAAGTTTTACTCAGAAGAGGCCTTGGCATTGTGGCCCATATTTATTCATCGAgagttgattgaagagaaaaacatTGACTTTGATGCGTATGGAAAGCATAATCTGATTGAATTTTTGAAGAGCCGAAGGCTGCTCTCAACTGTCACTGCAGTCATGCCCTACTGTCGCAGAGTGGTACTGGAGTTTTATTGCAATCTTTTGAGGAGTGTGGCCGATGAGGACTCGGTGAAATACGGCAGAGTGTTCATTCGGGATCGTATTTACAATTTCTCGCCGACTGTGATCAATGCCTTCTATGACACCCCAGATATTGAAGAAGCTGAAGAGGACTTAGATATTCATGCTGTCACCACTGTGCTTACTGGAGGTGTGGTCAATATTTTCCCTGATCATCCCAAGAAATTGAGTGCTGCAAATCTCACCTCCTTCTTTTCTGTTCTACATAAAACTGCTATTTGGAACTGGACTCCATCAAGCAACACTACCACCGTGACTCGCTCACAGGCCATCATGCTATTTGCTATTGGAACCGGGCGTGCTTTTAACTTTGGGAAGCTGGTTTTTCAGAATACAGTGCAATACGCTCAAGGGGATTTCAAGAAAACCAAGCTCCCTTACCCTTCGCTCATCTATGGCATCCTGGAATCTCAATGGTTCATTCCGGATATTGTTGAAGAGCTCTGCCCTGTTGGCGATTCCCTGAAGATTTGCCCAGCGTACTTCAAAGGCAACAGAAAAGTCGATCTGCCTTGGATGGGTTCGAGTGTTGCTGCAGATGTTGGCCACACTGGTGAAACAACATCTGACCCTCTGCCCGACATTTCTAGTCTGCCCCCGACACCTCCTGCTGGCTATGTTACACTGTCCCTCTCCTACATTCGTGCTCAAATCGCCTATGGTCGACAACATATTGATAATGCTAGGGCGACCATCGAGCATTATGAAAATCAAGTGGCTGATTATGAGCTTTTGCTAGCAGCAAGTCtccattctggacaaaaaaGGGGAGTAGACACTGCTGGGACCAGTGGGACAAAAATGGCTGATGAAGACGCAAACAGGAGTGAAGGAAACTGACTGATGTTTTTGTGGCTGTAATTCATAAAATTCTGACATTGGTGTGCCTTAACTGCTTCTGTTATGTTCTTAGTTTCCCCTTGATATTGAACTAATCGATGTTATAATCTGAGTGTTGGAACATCTAACCTAAAACATCTAACTTGCAAATTTTACTGGGTTTGTTTTTCAGGGGGAGTCAACAACTGGTTGACTAATCCAGGGGGAGTTACCATTTTTACtggttttgtccagaaaggcaaaaaagggggagattgaaaggaattttattccttgatttattctTTGATATATTTTCCTTATCAATTACTTTCCTTTTGATAATATCCGTAGtatttttgcctttctggagtATGATTTCGTGTGGATTCAAAAGACTCAAGATATTATCTATAAGATATATTATGCTTATTTTCAATAGAGTTTGTTTCCTAATGAAATTGGTTTTCCATGTTTAATAGGAAAAAGGATGAAGTGGGTATAAATAAGAGGAGACGATATTGAACTCGGGCTGGTGATTTTTGGGAGTCAGAGACGAATTGATACGCAGAGACGGTTTCCGAGAATAGCAAATCTCATGTCGTTGAAAGCTTGTTGCTGTGAAGTGCTGACAACATCTgaagacaacacctaatcactGTTTTGATTAGAGTGTTGAGTTTTGAAGATTTTTCACTTCTCAGTTGATGCATCTCATATTGTTTTGAttatacggtttgttagaggtttaggatgcaatttgttactcaCCGTGTtaagggagttgttttattctttcactagtattggtttttgtaaacttacaagtttttctagtgaattattttgccctatggcaccgcacaagtattttatacttgtgcataattaacTGACTCGTCTCTCGTATTACTATTGTTTAAGTTACATGTTAGTGTGTTAAAAGTataatttccgctgcatgttgtcgtgggtgttacaacacctacgaACAACACCTACATTCTGATACACACAACATTCACCCTCGTCACGTTCACACTGTGGAAACTCAACTTTCATCTAAAatatgagaatttaatttattaaactcaaaaagttgagtttattaaataataaattaaatatagtgggaACTATGTTTAATGGGATTGTGGGAACTATGTTTAATGAGATTGTAGGAGTACAAATCcaaaatactaaataattaaagttcttaatggaccTTGATTAATTGATTAAACTAGTTGGAGTAGAAGGGTTCAGAGAGTTATTAGGAACTATGCAATCTAAGTACTAGAATTCGTGTCAGTTTCGGAGAAAGTGAAATCATCATTAACTGATGAGTTGTTGTACAAATAAGATTCATGAGAACGACGTTTGACACAGTCTGATTGGGCCGGTTCTTGAAAAAACTTGTTATCGGGAGCTGGTAGTATATGGCAAAAGGGTTGCTTAGTTTAGCATTAGAATTATGCTGAAAATGGTTGAAAACAGATTGTAAAGTCTGTTGATCAGTGTACATGAAATTAGTCTTAGCTTGAGTGTCTTTGATGGAAAGGGCAGCCATGTCATAGGCCAAAGCTGCTTCTTGAGCAGTGTCAAAGTGCCTAACCAATGCTTTTCTTTGGTGGTAGGATTTTGGATTTTCGTGGCAGATCGGCCCCAGGGTCGCCCTGTCTGGCTCCTAGGAACTGCCCTGGCTCCATTGGTTTATTCTGGACCCTTCGCTCGGTGTGACGAGATGATGCAAACGTGTTGTATTGAAGTAGTGTGAAGCCTCTTTCAGTGAGGATGGGCTCAAAGAGGGTTAAGGGTTTATGAAAGATTCAAAGGGTTTATTTGTTGACATGTTTTTGAAACAATATGAACAAAGTTTGTCTTGTTTTCTTAGTGGAAAGTGCAAGAAAAGGGGCAGTTTTTTGAGTTTGAATGCATTGTGTTGGAGGGCTCTTAAATTCATTGAGTCATATGATCATGTCGAGGGCAAAAGAACTTGGGAAATGTGACATTTAAAggataaatatttcaaaattcatgAGTTCATCTtgcttataatatatattttaatttttgtaagggtttttttaatcatatttcaAACAAATCACATAGTTGATAGGAAAATTAATATAGTTGAGAAAATTATTGCGGATATTAAAATTTGAGAGTTGATATTTACACTTCATTTTTATCATTTGCACTCCATTTGTGAataattttgatacatattttaaactgtcaaaaaatttaatttattctaCGAAAATAACTTTAAAATCATTAGATAATTGAAAACAACAATCaatgggtatatatatatatatacatgacatATTATTAATTTCTAACTTAACTTATAATTTTTTGTTTGCTAGTtcctttaaatattttaagacTACTTCTTGAGAGtcattataaattataatatcaataacattATGGAAGAATGATGGATTAaattgttggatctcggttttctcgtgGCAAATGAATCTTCTGCCCTTTTTAttacttaaaaagtactagatttTTTTACACTCAATTTTCGGTCATATACATATAccacaagaaaatatttttatacaatATTTTGTCTCTTAAAATATAACATCAACCAactagtattttaaaaatcaagtgaaatagccataaaaatgaaatcgtcGCATTTTTCATCAAACCTAAAAACAATAAACTTGAAAAGTATAGCCAATACTAAACCTatcaaaaatatctcaaaagcataaataaatatttttaaaatctttaacgtaaatcatTAAACATAAATCGTAAATGCGAAAAAAGTGGATGCACTGGtcatcgggttgtgtgcaccttcagtccagtcaaatcatccatcaagacctccctcaaattcacatgcatccatcacacctagtgagtctaaagactcaacacacaataatctttataaaaaataatacgtataaaaccacatgcaacgatggaaatacttttacttaaaaataatatttcatgtCATTTTTAAATAAACCTTAAATtgttcctttttcctcaacatgacataaaaccttttaacatgatcataaacattttccattttcattttcttttgttgattcagatcattaattgtgactttcctcaaacctcaaaagtcgatggatccatctaatgAAACCGCAGTACTGGGCAGTGGGGGACACTAGCGATACTCTTatcggtcaactgggccctggtcTATCCACTTTCGAATAGAATACGATCGTCGGGtctccctctagggccttctcccataaatgggctctctctggggcatttctcctcacgatattctcatttttacctcaaacctcatatccgtaataatgaaaatacgatcgtcaggctcccactgggaccgttgccctcacgatatctccatcATTATCAAATTAGTCACAATTATTTCACTTCCTTTAACGTTttacattcacatcactttataaaatcatgcattacataacatttttgtttttgaaaccaagcatgcaacatgtcttccttatatcataaaaatcccatagacatttaaaaatcataatttaatcatgaatatttaataaacatttacaaataatcataatatcataaaaacgaCATTTAGAGCActgtcatgacgtttactaattttaggtgtaaaacgaccgttttacccctagacgcaAAATTcctcgattttgaatttttcttgaattaattgattctaaaatgtcccaaataattatttaagcctaaattaatttttcaataattttatttagcttaaatattaaACTTTTCTATTTATCTTTAATGACttgttttgacggtgttttaatcccgaaaaatcctaaactttaatataaaattcctaaatttaaaacatagtcttttatattgttttagcCCTCGCGAACAATGACTCGACCCTCGTGAGCcgtttttttcaatttatttcccAATTCGAAAACCCTAACCTACGATTCTAGCCATCACCGAGCCAACACGATTTTCCTTCGAGCCATGCTCGGACCACACCAAGCCAGCCTCTCCCTAACCCTTCTATGAACTCCCCAACCTACACCAGCATGGCCAAGGCCCCTCAAGTGCAAGGTCTCCACGTTTAGGTGCCTAGAATCCTAGCCATCGACCCAGCCCATGACCCAGACTCATGTGCACCCACCTATGACCCTAAGGACTCCCTCAAGCCCAGCCTGAAGCCCCCTGGCTGATTTCACTTCCCTTCGTGCTGCTGTCGAAAGCGCTCCATTCGCGCGGCTCGGGTAGGTGTCCTAATTGGTTAGAACTCCTCCCAACCCCATGATGcacgagtcctagcatggctaggactcttcccctgACCCTTACCAGTCCCTGCACAAACCCTGGTCGAACCGTAACAAGCCTTGCCTCACGATCAACTAACCGTGACCCTTGACAACCCCCTATCGCTTACTGGATCCCTGCTTGATTCCTTCGTGTTCGCAGTGTTCATGGTGCGTGTCTAGGACTATATCTCGTGTAAAAGTCTGACTTGAACGTCTCCTAGTCATGGCAGCCTCAAGAGATCATAATAAACAAGTTTTTTGGGGCATCATACCATGAGTTTATCACAAGCATAtggaatattttgaaaataataataaaaatatcatgctTTCGTACAAACAATTTTTAAAACGATTATACGATATGATAGACGAGAAATGAAGaagtatggcgtgcctttgctttTAAACACACGATTAAACGTTGACGATGCGAGGAACTTTGACGTAGGAGACCCTAGGATGATTTTCTTCCAAGCCTTGATTGTTTCTCCCTTACTACTATCGTGTGTGACGTGTCTAGGGTGGGGGAGagtttttgaattttaaaagtgAGAGGCTTGCACCAAGGTAGGGTTTTGGGGTGATTAGGATATTATATATACTAATCAATTCTCTAAGCAAGGCTTTAGACCCATTAAgttaaaataaatttgtgaatttattagccgggttgtcaaaaaagctcgcatttttattgaaaaacccacaccgataaaatttacgtctcggcgtataaaatcaccctaaaaccccttattttcaaaaatatgaaaaaaacatcaacattattttaaataattaaaaataattatttaatgaaatcattttctatttttctgccctcggtctccgttactCGATCGCAAtttgaataacctttaaaaatacattttatgcataatgacaataaaatcctatttaacatatcagcatgtatgtcacataatcaattagcagttaaaatcaattaaatactcATTTTTTATGTttcctagattcgcatgcaATTGGATTACGccttcttaattttggaccttacaccaaacgcaacggaagttttaaaaattttagattttgacATTCAAGATGTATTTGAacactcgtatgattttataaataaaaattaacagGATGTTAgaatttatacctttggtgaaagATTCACAAGGCTCCAGCTATTCTAgggttagcggagatagctcttgatgaatttcCTACGAACTTTGATCAGAAACTCCTTTCTTTATTCTTcaaatcaggtccacgactagaagatttATTCATCTTCTAAttttcactagaaaaattagaagagTTTTACGTTGGAGATCAAAacttgagagacggctcaatcTTTTTCAAAAAGCGAAGTGGCCTAAATTGAGAGCCTTTTTGGTAAAGAGGATTTCGAAAATCTCAAGGTGATGGGGGCTAGGGTTGTGGCTTGATTACACCCTTTTATAATTAAGTCATGACCTAATATTCGTAATTAATATTAataggcttgattaattaattgtgatagtccaactagtttattaattaatcaaagttcattaaaaactttaattatttagtatgttggacttgtactcctacaagcccatcaaACACACTttccactatatttaatttaatttttactaaaatcaaattttgaccttaataaattaaatccattataaattcaacatttgaatttatatttaaattataa
The Primulina eburnea isolate SZY01 chromosome 5, ASM2296580v1, whole genome shotgun sequence genome window above contains:
- the LOC140831465 gene encoding LOW QUALITY PROTEIN: ethylene-responsive transcription factor ERF086-like (The sequence of the model RefSeq protein was modified relative to this genomic sequence to represent the inferred CDS: inserted 2 bases in 2 codons; deleted 2 bases in 1 codon), with the protein product LTLFEPILTERGFTLLQYNTFASSRHTERRVQNKPMEPGQFLGARQRPWGRSATKIQNPTTKEKHWLGXFDTAQEAALAYDMAALSIKDTQAKTNFMYTDQQTLQSQPFCHILPAPDNKFFQEPAQSDCVKRRSHESYLYNNSSVNDDFTFSETDTNSXYLDCIVPNNSLNPSTPTSLIN